GCCGCGAACGGCGGCGACGGCGGTTCGCGCGGCGGCCCTGCTCCGGCCCGTGCGGGCCAGCGGTTGGTCGATCGGGGTATCCGTATCGGCCGATGAACTCGATTAAGGGTTCGATCCGGAAGCCTCGCATCAGCACGCCCCGACGCCAACCCGCGTGTCGAGCCTTCAGCCCGACAGCGGTCAACACGGATGAATGCGCTCCGCGATCGCGCCCGCCGCTCAGCCCTTCTTCTTTTTCTTCTCGACCTGCACGCAGTCGCCCAGCAGCGGCGGCGACTTCGGGTCGGCGATCTCGTCGCGCAGCGTCGCTTCCTTGCCTTTCGTCCACCACGTATAGCGGCCGGCCTGGTAGCGCGCGCCCGATGCCGACACCGTATCGACGAACAGCATCTGCTTGCCGTCGACCGGCACGAGCGCGAAGCTCTGGCCGTTGCCCGCGAGCCAGTACGACACGCGCACGAGCTGCTTCTGGTTCGCGCACTGGTAGACGGTTTGCTGGCGCGCGTCGGCGTCGATCTCCTCGACGGTCAGCTGCGCGGCATGCGCGACGGAAACGGCGGTGCCGGCGAGCGCAAGCGCGGCGAGGGTTTGGCGAATCATGCAGGTCCTCTCACGAGACGGGTGGAAGCGCGCCCTCGCAGGGCGCGCGGTTATTGTTTATAGGAAGGTTTATAGGGAGGCTCGGCGGCTTGCCGGAATCAGGGATCGATCACATCCGCGCACGCATCGGTCGGCGCCGCGGCGACATGGCCGACGAGCGGCACGATCTTGAGTCCGGCCGACGCCACCCGGCACGGCGCGGCCGCGAGGCCGCAGCCCGCGAGACTCGCGACGAGCGCCAGCGCGACGCCCAGCTTTCCGATACGCAACGCTCTCGACGCCATCGTCCTCTCCTCGTTCCGTCAGCGCGCCGACACGGGCCGGACGGCCGCGGCCGCACGCTTCGCGCGTTCGCGGGCTTCGTCGACGGTCGCGCCGGTCGCCAGCGCGACGCCCATGCGTCGCTTCGCAAAACTTTCCGGCTTGCCGAACAGGCGCAAGTCCGCGCCCGGCACCGCGAGCGCGTCGCGCACGCCTTCGAACGCGATCCCGCGCTCGTCGAGGCCGCCGTAGATCACCGCCGACGCAGCCGGCGTGCCGAGCGCCGGATCGACCGGCAGCCCGAGAATCGCCCGCGCGTGCAGCTCGAATTCCGACTGGCGCTGCGAGGCGAGCGTGACGAGGCCCGTATCGTGCGGCCGCGGGCTCACCTCGGAGAACCATACGTCGTCGCCGCGCACGAACAGCTCGACGCCGAACAGGCCGCGCCCGCCGAGCGCCTCGGTCACCTTGTGCGCGATCTCGCGCGACTTCTCTAGCGCCGCCGCGCTCATCGGCTGCGGCTGCCACGATTCGACATAGTCGCCCGCCACCTGCACGTGGCCGACCGGTTCGCAGAAGTAGGTACGCGTATCGAGCGTCGCCGGGTCGATCGCGCGCACGGTCAGTTGCGTGATCTCGTAGTCGAAATCGACGAAGCCCTCGACGATCACGCGGCCGTGGTTCACGCGCCCGCCCGCCATCGCGTAGTCCCACGCGGGTTTCACGTCGGCGTCGGTCTTCACGACCGACTGCCCCTTGCCCGACGACGACATCACGGGCTTCACGACGCACGGCATGCCGATCTTCGCGACGGCCGCGCTGAATGCCTCGAACGAATCGGCGAACGCATACGGGGAAGTCGGCAGGCCGAGCTCCTCGGCCGCGAGCCGGCGAATCCCTTCGCGATTCATCGTGAGCTGCGTCGCGCGCGCGGTCGGGATCACCTCGGCGAGGCCGGCCGTCTCGATCGCCGCGAGCGCGTCGGTGGCGATCGCCTCGATCTCGGGGACGATCAGGTGCGGACGCTCGGCCTCGACGACTGCCCGCAGCGCGGCCGGGTCCGTCATGTCGATCACGTGCGCGCGATGCGCGACCTGATGGCCGGGCGCGTCCGGATAGCGATCGACCGCAATGACTTCGACGCCGAGACGCTGCAACGCGATGATGACTTCCTTGCCGAGCTCGCCCGCGCCGAGCAGCATGACGCGCGTGGCCGAGGGCGAAAGCGGCGTACCGAGCCGCTGACCGATCTGCATGTGATTTCCCGCTGGTTCTGTTGGAGGACAAAAACGGCTTCGATGTTAACACGGGCATCCGGGCCGGTTTGGGCCGTTTGGCCGCCCCCGGCGCCATGTCGCGCGAGGCCCGTGGGCGGGCTGCGAACGTTTTCGCGCGCGAAGTGTCGGCTCGCCTGCCGCGGGGCGGGTGCGTTACTCTTACGCCTTGATCAGAATCCGAAGAGGAACGAGGCTCATGTCCCACCTGTCCGCGGCCGCACGCGCACGCACCGGCCTGCTTCGCCCGTTGCGCGCGCCGCTTTGCGCGTTGACGCTTGCCACGCTTCTCGCCGCCTGCACGATGCCGACCCATCCCGATTCCGCCGCCCCCGCGCCCGACCCGTACAACCCGGCCGCCGTCCAGCTGCTCGACGACACGAACTGGGAACTCACCAGCTGGGTGAACGCCGACGGCACGCAACGCGCGATCCCGCACGGCGACAACGGCGAGCCGATCAAGCTCGCACTGTCGACCGAGTCGGGCATCCGGCGCGCGAGCGGGTTCTCGGGCTGCAACCGCTACATGGGCACCTATGCGGTCAAGAACGGCCTGCTGAGCTTCGGCCCGCTCGCCGGAACGCGAATGGCCTGCCCGAACACGCTCGGCGGCCAGCTCGAATCCGCGTATCTCGACGCGCTCGCCCACGTCGACAAGACCGGCGTGCAGATGCGCGCGCCCCAGCAATTGCAGATCGTGACCCAGGCCGGCGCAACGCTGACGTTCACGCACCGGAGCCCCTGATGCACGGCGCGCGCGGAGGCCGACCGACCGCCTTCGCGTGGCGCGCGACATGCACGTGCCGCCCACGTGCGTCGCGCGGCGTGAATCGGAATCACGCCGCGTTAGAGTCTTGTTCGCCGGCCGGTTAAACTCGGCGGGTCGCGCCCCGCGCGCCCCTCCCCACTCCTGTTTCAAAGCATGCACACGGTTGTCTTCGGCTGGTTCGGCATCTCCGCCGTCTGGTTCCTCCTTCTCTTCTGGCGTCTCGTGCAGGCGATGCTGCCCGGCGGCGGCGGGCTTGCCGGCCGCGGCTCGATCCGCCTGTGGCTCGGCTTCGCCGCGGTATTCATCGCAAGCGTCACGCTGACGAGCCCGCTCTCGGGCCCCGACACGAACGCGCTCGGCCATGCGTTCTCGGCCGGCTTCGCCCACGTGCTCGGCCCGATCGGCACGCCGGTCGCGATGGTCGTGCTGTTCTTCGCCGGCTTGCCGTGGCTGACCGGCATCGGCTGGCGGCAGTTCGCCGGGTGGGTCGACACGTCGTTCGGCGTCAAGCTGTCGCGCGCCGGCGACGACGACGACGCGCGCGGGATCGCCGACCTGCCGCGCAGTGCGTTGCATCGCGACGACGACGTCGTGCAGCCGACCACCGCGCATACCGTCAACTCGATGGCGCCGCGCCAGAACGGCCGGTATTCGCGCCCGACAGTGTGGAAACCCGATCCGCAGGCACGGCCGAAGCCGCGCAGCAAGACCCCGCCGCGCCCCCTTGCGGAACCCGTCGCGCCGTCGGGCTGGCTGAAGCCGAGCGCGCCGCAGCGCCCGCCTGCGGCGCCCGCGCCGATCCCGGCCAGCGCGATGCCGCCGCCGACCACCGGCAGCACCGCCAGCCTCGCGCGCGCGGCAGCGAACACGCAAGTGCCGCGCCCCGCGCCCGCCCCGCTTCCGGCCGGATTCGAACCCGTCCGACCGCGCCCGACCGCCGCACGCCCAACCACCGCCGCGCTGACGCAGACGGCGCCGCGCGCCACGGTCACGCCGCGACCGGCTGCTACGCAGCCGCCGCGTCCGCCGGTGCGCCCGGTCACAGGAACGACGCCAGCCGGCCTGTCGACGGACGCGGCACGACGCCGCCCGGCGCCGCCCGCGCCGGCGCGCGCGCCGCTCTATGCGTGGAACGAGAAGCCGGCCGCGCCGATTACGCCCGCACCGAGCGTTCACGACACGCTGCGTTCGATCGAGGCCAGCACCGCGCAATGGGCGTCGCTGGGCGGCGCGCCGTCCGGCGATGCAGCGCAGACGGCGGCTGCTGCCGTGGCCGGTGTCGCCGGTGTCGCCGCCGCAGCCGGCAGCGTGGCCGCGCCGGCATCGGCGGCCGTGTCGAATGCGTTCGGCTCCGCGACGCACGGCATCGCAGCCCAGGACGCCAATACTCCGGCCGAACACGATGCCGCGCCCGCATACGACGACAACGCGCCGATCGTGCTCGACGCCTTCATGCCGGCGCAGTCCGGCATCGCGCAGGCTCCGGTTGGCGATTTGTCCCCTCCTGCATTCGGTGACGCTGAACCGAACCCACGGTCGAATGCCGGCAGCGACGATGCCGCGTTCTCGCATCGCGCCGACGACGCAATCCGTCACGTCGACGCTACGCCCGCCGCGCCGGCATTCGGGGTCGCAGCACCGTCGATCGACGCACCCATCGACCTCGCGCCTTGGGAAGATGTCGTCAGCGCGCCGGTTCCGGCGCTCGACGCGTCGACCGGAAACCCGATCGCCGAGCCGCCGGCAGTCACCGCGGGACCGCAATCCGCGCATTCAGCCTTCCCACAAGGAAGCGATGCAGCGGTTCGCGACCTCGACACCAGCAAGCCAACCGGGTCTATCGATATCGACGACCACGCCGACGCGCAACCGGCGTCTGCAATCGATCGCGCCGCTTCGGCCCGCGTGCCTCAAGGGGCTGCCGACCCGCACGCCGCCGCGAAGCCTGCCGACGGCATCGTTCCGTTCGCTGCCCTGCCCGCTTCGTCGCTCGCGGGAACGTCCGTGAGCGCAGGTTCGGAAACGGCGTCGATCGCGGCAACGTCCGCACCGGCGGCGTCGAATCACGTGCCGGACGCCGTCAAGCCGGTCGAGGCGGCGGAACCCGCGGCACCGCTGTCGGCGGTCGCTCAACGCGCGACGCCCGCTACATATTGGACCGCGCCGACGATACCGCCCGCAGCGACACAAACGACCGTTGCCGCTGAACCGCCGAAATCGCCGGCGGTTCAGCCGTTTGCCGCAACCTCGGCGGCTTCGGCCGTCAATGCATCGCCGCTGACCGGCGCGGCTCATGGCTCGACTGCACAAGCGTCCGCGCCCGCCTCCGCATCGAACATCGCGCCCGTCGCTACCGCAGTTTCCCCCGTCGGCGTAACCGGCACGGCGTCCGCTTCGCCGTCGCAACCGGCCGCCTCGGCATCGCCTGTTACTTCCGTTGCGTCGGCATCGCCGGCCGGTATCACGGACCTGACCGACGGTTCGCTTTCCCGCGCCTCGACGCCTGCATCAACCGATGCGCCCGCCGTGATGCCGTCGACGACTGGCGCATCGGCTTCGACGTTCGGCTCGACTGCGCAGGCGCCCGTAACGCCGGTGCCCGCTACCGCGACGCCCGCGACTTTCACGTCCACATCGATCGCCGCGCCGTCTTCCGCGTCGGCATCGGCATTTCCTGTCGACACAGCAGCCACGTCGACCGGTACGACGACCTTCGCTCCATTCGGCTCATCGGGCGCGGTCGCTCCGCAACCGCCAATCAGCCTGCCCGTATCGCCAACCGCGTCCGCCGCGACGTCGACGTCCTTCACGTCCTTCAGCGCGCTCGCGCCGACGACCACGGCCGCCGCCACGCCAGCGCACCCGATCGCTAGCGCGCCTGTCGCCGCGGCCGGGCCGCTGACGTCCATCGGTTCGACCACCGCGACGCAGGCTCCATCGATCGCGTCCGTCCCTGCCGCCGCCCCGGCCGCGACTCAGACGTTCACGACATCGCCCGCCCCTGCCGTCTCATCGTCGGGCTGGTCCATGTCGCATGACGTGACGGCAGCACCGACCACGGCACCGCTGGCGGCAACCGTCCCCGGCGCGAACCTGCCGACCACGCCGGCAACCGTCGTTTCTGCGCCGCCATCGCCGGCAGTCCCGCCGATGGGCGCACCGGCCTCCCATCCAATCGAGGCAATCGGCCCCGCCCAAGCCGATACCCCGGCCCGCCCGCCGCGCCTGAACGCGTTCGAATTCCACGCACCCGCGTCGTTCAACGTCGAACTGCCGACGCTCGACCTGCTCGAGCCCGCGTCCGACGACGTCGAAATGATCACCGACGAACACCTCGCGCAAACCGCGCAGGTGATCGAGCAGCGGCTGCAGGAATTCAAGGTGCCGGTGACGGTGGTCGGCGCGTCGGCCGGCCCCGTGATCACGCGCTTCGAGATCGAACCCGCGCTCGGCGTGCGCGGCAGCCAGATCGTCGGTCTGATGAAGGACTTGTCGCGCGGCCTCGGCCTCACGTCGATCCGCGTCGTCGAGACGATCCCCGGCAAGACCTGCATGGGCCTCGAACTGCCGAACGCGAAGCGCCAGATGATCCGCCTGTCGGAAATTCTTGCCGCACGCGAATACCAGCATTCGCCGTCGCAACTGACGATCGCGATGGGCAAGGACATCACCGGCCACCCGGTCGTCACCGATCTCGCGAAGGCGCCGCACATGCTCGTGGCCGGCACGACGGGTTCGGGCAAGTCGGTCGCGATCAACGCGATGATCCTGTCGCTGCTGTACAAGGCGACGCCGGAAGACGTGCGGCTCATCATGATCGACCCGAAGATGCTCGAGCTGTCGGTCTACGAAGGCATCCCGCATCTGCTCGCGCCGGTCGTCACCGACATGAAGCTCGCGGCGAACGCGCTGAACTGGTGCGTCGGCGAAATGGAGAAGCGCTACCGGCTGATGTCGGCCGTCGGCGTGCGCAACCTCGCGGGCTTCAACCAGAAGATCCGCGACGCGGAAGCGAAGGAAAAGAAGATCGGCAACCCGTTCTCGCTGACGCCCGAGGATCCGGAGCCGCTGTCGACGCTGCCGCTGATCGTCGTCGTGATCGACGAGCTGGCCGACCTGATGATGGTCGCCGGCAAGAAGATCGAGGAACTGATCGCCCGCCTCGCGCAGAAGGCGCGCGCGGCCGGCATCCATCTGATCCTCGCGACGCAGCGGCCGTCCGTCGACGTGATCACCGGCCTC
This DNA window, taken from Burkholderia cenocepacia, encodes the following:
- a CDS encoding META domain-containing protein, which gives rise to MSHLSAAARARTGLLRPLRAPLCALTLATLLAACTMPTHPDSAAPAPDPYNPAAVQLLDDTNWELTSWVNADGTQRAIPHGDNGEPIKLALSTESGIRRASGFSGCNRYMGTYAVKNGLLSFGPLAGTRMACPNTLGGQLESAYLDALAHVDKTGVQMRAPQQLQIVTQAGATLTFTHRSP
- a CDS encoding FtsK/SpoIIIE family DNA translocase, whose product is MHTVVFGWFGISAVWFLLLFWRLVQAMLPGGGGLAGRGSIRLWLGFAAVFIASVTLTSPLSGPDTNALGHAFSAGFAHVLGPIGTPVAMVVLFFAGLPWLTGIGWRQFAGWVDTSFGVKLSRAGDDDDARGIADLPRSALHRDDDVVQPTTAHTVNSMAPRQNGRYSRPTVWKPDPQARPKPRSKTPPRPLAEPVAPSGWLKPSAPQRPPAAPAPIPASAMPPPTTGSTASLARAAANTQVPRPAPAPLPAGFEPVRPRPTAARPTTAALTQTAPRATVTPRPAATQPPRPPVRPVTGTTPAGLSTDAARRRPAPPAPARAPLYAWNEKPAAPITPAPSVHDTLRSIEASTAQWASLGGAPSGDAAQTAAAAVAGVAGVAAAAGSVAAPASAAVSNAFGSATHGIAAQDANTPAEHDAAPAYDDNAPIVLDAFMPAQSGIAQAPVGDLSPPAFGDAEPNPRSNAGSDDAAFSHRADDAIRHVDATPAAPAFGVAAPSIDAPIDLAPWEDVVSAPVPALDASTGNPIAEPPAVTAGPQSAHSAFPQGSDAAVRDLDTSKPTGSIDIDDHADAQPASAIDRAASARVPQGAADPHAAAKPADGIVPFAALPASSLAGTSVSAGSETASIAATSAPAASNHVPDAVKPVEAAEPAAPLSAVAQRATPATYWTAPTIPPAATQTTVAAEPPKSPAVQPFAATSAASAVNASPLTGAAHGSTAQASAPASASNIAPVATAVSPVGVTGTASASPSQPAASASPVTSVASASPAGITDLTDGSLSRASTPASTDAPAVMPSTTGASASTFGSTAQAPVTPVPATATPATFTSTSIAAPSSASASAFPVDTAATSTGTTTFAPFGSSGAVAPQPPISLPVSPTASAATSTSFTSFSALAPTTTAAATPAHPIASAPVAAAGPLTSIGSTTATQAPSIASVPAAAPAATQTFTTSPAPAVSSSGWSMSHDVTAAPTTAPLAATVPGANLPTTPATVVSAPPSPAVPPMGAPASHPIEAIGPAQADTPARPPRLNAFEFHAPASFNVELPTLDLLEPASDDVEMITDEHLAQTAQVIEQRLQEFKVPVTVVGASAGPVITRFEIEPALGVRGSQIVGLMKDLSRGLGLTSIRVVETIPGKTCMGLELPNAKRQMIRLSEILAAREYQHSPSQLTIAMGKDITGHPVVTDLAKAPHMLVAGTTGSGKSVAINAMILSLLYKATPEDVRLIMIDPKMLELSVYEGIPHLLAPVVTDMKLAANALNWCVGEMEKRYRLMSAVGVRNLAGFNQKIRDAEAKEKKIGNPFSLTPEDPEPLSTLPLIVVVIDELADLMMVAGKKIEELIARLAQKARAAGIHLILATQRPSVDVITGLIKANIPTRVAFQVSSKIDSRTILDQMGAESLLGMGDMLFLPPGTGYPQRVHGAFVADEEVHRIVEYLKQFGEPQYEEGILDGPAADGATQDLFGDAPDAEADPLYDEAVAFVVRTRRASISSVQRQLRIGYNRAARLVEQMEAAGLVSAMGINGSREVLVPAAAD
- the purT gene encoding formate-dependent phosphoribosylglycinamide formyltransferase, whose protein sequence is MQIGQRLGTPLSPSATRVMLLGAGELGKEVIIALQRLGVEVIAVDRYPDAPGHQVAHRAHVIDMTDPAALRAVVEAERPHLIVPEIEAIATDALAAIETAGLAEVIPTARATQLTMNREGIRRLAAEELGLPTSPYAFADSFEAFSAAVAKIGMPCVVKPVMSSSGKGQSVVKTDADVKPAWDYAMAGGRVNHGRVIVEGFVDFDYEITQLTVRAIDPATLDTRTYFCEPVGHVQVAGDYVESWQPQPMSAAALEKSREIAHKVTEALGGRGLFGVELFVRGDDVWFSEVSPRPHDTGLVTLASQRQSEFELHARAILGLPVDPALGTPAASAVIYGGLDERGIAFEGVRDALAVPGADLRLFGKPESFAKRRMGVALATGATVDEARERAKRAAAAVRPVSAR
- a CDS encoding MliC family protein, with translation MIRQTLAALALAGTAVSVAHAAQLTVEEIDADARQQTVYQCANQKQLVRVSYWLAGNGQSFALVPVDGKQMLFVDTVSASGARYQAGRYTWWTKGKEATLRDEIADPKSPPLLGDCVQVEKKKKKG
- a CDS encoding DUF6726 family protein, with the translated sequence MASRALRIGKLGVALALVASLAGCGLAAAPCRVASAGLKIVPLVGHVAAAPTDACADVIDP